A portion of the Calothrix sp. 336/3 genome contains these proteins:
- a CDS encoding Dps family protein → MSDTQTLIHNFGQVYDNPILLDHSITAPVCEGFNVVLASFQALALQYQKHHFVVEGAEFTSLHDFFNDSYKEVQGHIHEIGERLNGLGGVPAATFSKLAELCCIEQEIDGVFSNRQMVENDLKAEQAIIRVLRSQASQAESLGDRATRYLYEKILLETEERAYHLSHFLAKDSLTLGFVQAAQN, encoded by the coding sequence ATGTCTGATACACAAACATTGATACATAATTTCGGTCAGGTTTATGACAATCCCATCTTGCTAGACCACAGTATTACCGCTCCAGTCTGTGAAGGATTTAATGTTGTTTTAGCAAGTTTTCAAGCTCTTGCTCTTCAGTATCAAAAACATCATTTTGTTGTAGAGGGTGCAGAATTTACCTCACTCCATGACTTCTTTAACGATAGTTACAAAGAAGTTCAAGGACATATCCATGAAATCGGTGAGCGGTTAAATGGATTAGGTGGAGTTCCGGCCGCAACCTTCAGCAAATTAGCGGAATTGTGCTGTATTGAGCAGGAAATTGATGGTGTATTTTCTAACCGTCAAATGGTAGAAAATGACCTGAAAGCAGAGCAAGCGATTATCCGTGTACTTCGTAGCCAAGCTTCTCAAGCAGAGAGTTTAGGTGATAGAGCCACACGTTATCTCTACGAAAAAATCCTGTTAGAAACTGAAGAAAGAGCGTATCATTTATCGCATTTCCTAGCTAAGGATAGTTTGACCTTAGGCTTTGTGCAAGCAGCTCAAAACTAA
- a CDS encoding (2Fe-2S) ferredoxin domain-containing protein: protein MGIYQNQEVSKFSLEGRFSDFLIKDGYKLKGLILETYEGECHVKLAKHLRVAFDWRLPKGTWLQVVGEKKYDSKTGEVRLKAESVMAARLSTIPAQTSQFSASVTPKKEKAESQSGTILVCQKSDCMKRGGKEMCQVLQKTLGDRGLAEQVTIKGTGCMKNCKAGPNLVMPDKTRYSRIQARQIPQVVDKHFAAKSVEPKPEESINTILPLTNFASHPHSALS, encoded by the coding sequence ATGGGTATTTACCAAAACCAGGAAGTATCAAAATTTTCCCTAGAAGGACGCTTTTCTGACTTCTTAATTAAGGATGGCTATAAGCTGAAAGGTCTGATTTTAGAGACTTATGAAGGTGAATGTCATGTCAAATTAGCCAAGCATTTACGAGTAGCTTTTGATTGGCGATTACCGAAAGGAACTTGGTTACAGGTTGTCGGCGAAAAAAAATATGACAGTAAGACTGGGGAAGTCAGACTGAAGGCAGAAAGCGTGATGGCTGCACGTTTGTCAACGATTCCGGCTCAAACATCACAGTTTTCTGCGAGTGTGACACCCAAGAAAGAGAAGGCAGAATCTCAGAGTGGGACTATCTTAGTTTGCCAGAAGTCCGACTGTATGAAGCGGGGTGGCAAGGAGATGTGCCAAGTACTGCAAAAAACTTTGGGCGATCGCGGTTTGGCAGAGCAAGTGACGATCAAAGGTACTGGTTGCATGAAAAACTGTAAGGCAGGACCAAATTTAGTAATGCCGGATAAAACTCGCTACAGTCGGATTCAAGCTCGTCAAATACCGCAAGTTGTAGACAAGCATTTTGCTGCAAAGTCCGTTGAGCCAAAGCCGGAAGAGTCAATCAATACCATTCTACCCCTGACTAATTTTGCTAGTCACCCCCATTCAGCCCTTAGTTAA
- a CDS encoding Asr1405/Asl0597 family protein yields the protein MKSFNAEIQGKQIVEIDWAERWQVYQRLQELDIPCWCQTNQPLTVQLEDVSTAVQFWGVMRRLTATRQELIGLLETCWQQSGSEK from the coding sequence TTGAAATCATTCAACGCAGAAATTCAAGGCAAGCAAATTGTAGAGATTGATTGGGCAGAACGTTGGCAAGTCTATCAACGTTTGCAAGAACTGGATATTCCCTGCTGGTGTCAAACTAATCAACCTTTAACGGTACAGCTTGAGGATGTGAGTACCGCAGTTCAATTTTGGGGTGTGATGAGAAGGTTGACAGCTACTCGTCAGGAGTTGATTGGGTTGTTAGAAACTTGTTGGCAACAGTCTGGTTCAGAAAAATAA